A window of the Vibrio ostreae genome harbors these coding sequences:
- a CDS encoding DUF2867 domain-containing protein: MKRVLVLGASGYVGSQLLPLLLEQGYDVTAAARQTDYLTLRTSPHPHLTITHLDLADEQATLQLVPQFELVFFLVHGMAQGHDFIEYELSLAHHFKSALDQSQVRHVIYLSALQPATGQSNHLKARKETGDILRQSHVPVTELRAGVIVGPGSAAFEIMRDFVYNLPLLIAPQWVDSKANPIALENLNHYLLKLAQENPSGHQILEAGGPDTLSYRDQFRVICQLTGKPFRLWSTRMLTPAMASYWLGLVTSVPSSIGRALLAGLEHDYVTDSDTIRTRYPQPLISYYDAAKSTIEQEGTFVRSNVWGFDPAALQRWQAGYGYYPKCAGATIRTHASADALWQVAQQIGSREKGYFFANILWRTREWLDFLVGGGKPIRVSPPGPELKVGDFIDSWKVIRVEKPHFLSLLFGMKGPGLGRLEVTIKDQGDVRELNITAWWHPKGFAGLLYWFAMMPAHLFIFNGMVRAICQLAEHDD, translated from the coding sequence ATGAAGAGAGTTCTGGTTCTGGGCGCGTCCGGATATGTGGGATCGCAGCTCCTCCCTCTATTACTGGAACAAGGTTACGATGTCACCGCGGCTGCTCGCCAGACCGACTACCTGACGCTAAGAACCTCACCCCATCCGCACTTGACGATTACCCATCTGGACCTGGCTGATGAGCAGGCAACACTTCAGCTCGTGCCTCAGTTCGAGCTGGTGTTTTTTCTGGTGCACGGTATGGCGCAAGGCCATGACTTTATCGAATATGAGTTATCCCTTGCTCATCACTTTAAATCCGCACTGGACCAAAGCCAGGTACGCCACGTCATCTATCTCAGCGCGCTGCAACCAGCCACAGGCCAGTCGAACCATCTTAAGGCAAGGAAAGAGACCGGTGATATTCTACGCCAGAGTCACGTCCCGGTGACAGAATTGCGCGCAGGGGTGATTGTCGGCCCAGGCTCAGCAGCGTTCGAGATCATGCGTGATTTCGTCTATAACCTGCCTCTGTTAATTGCGCCTCAATGGGTCGACTCCAAAGCCAACCCGATCGCTTTGGAAAATCTGAATCACTATCTGCTCAAACTGGCACAGGAAAATCCATCTGGACATCAGATACTGGAAGCCGGCGGCCCGGATACACTCTCTTATCGTGATCAGTTCAGAGTCATCTGTCAGCTGACCGGCAAACCTTTTCGACTCTGGTCAACCCGCATGCTGACGCCAGCCATGGCGTCCTATTGGCTGGGTCTGGTCACCTCAGTACCATCAAGCATTGGCCGGGCGTTATTAGCCGGACTGGAACATGATTACGTCACCGATTCCGACACGATTCGCACTCGTTATCCGCAACCGTTAATCAGCTACTATGACGCAGCGAAATCCACCATCGAACAGGAAGGCACTTTCGTGCGCAGCAACGTCTGGGGATTCGACCCCGCCGCTTTGCAGCGCTGGCAAGCCGGCTACGGCTATTATCCTAAATGTGCCGGAGCCACTATAAGGACACACGCCTCTGCTGACGCATTGTGGCAGGTGGCACAGCAGATCGGTAGCCGGGAGAAGGGCTATTTCTTTGCCAACATTCTGTGGCGCACCCGAGAATGGCTGGATTTTCTGGTCGGTGGAGGCAAGCCAATCCGGGTATCGCCTCCCGGCCCGGAACTTAAGGTGGGTGACTTTATCGACTCCTGGAAAGTGATTCGGGTCGAAAAGCCGCATTTCCTCTCCCTGTTATTTGGTATGAAAGGTCCGGGGCTTGGTCGCTTAGAAGTAACGATTAAAGATCAAGGTGACGTAAGGGAGCTGAATATTACCGCCTGGTGGCACCCAAAAGGGTTTGCAGGATTACTTTACTGGTTTGCCATGATGCCGGCCCACCTGTTTATTTTTAACGGCATGGTGAGAGCAATCTGCCAATTGGCGGAGCACGACGATTAG
- a CDS encoding MATE family efflux transporter, with product MSVVSQVLHYTKGDFFRHLIAIALPISLQSIMFSSRGLVDVLMLGQLGEAEIAAVGVAARATFVTTIMLVGVTTGGALLTAQYWGAGNQRGVRESTALTWLVSMFFALFTVALFLIFPSEIMALATESQRVNGLGSQYLIITSFSMLAVACVSSMAVGLRAMHKPGISTFFSGIGILANVFLNWLLIFGKWGFPALGIQGAAIATVISGLVEVGCLFGYLYAKQHLLAFHLGDIRAVLVWKTIVRFLKLSLPTTVNFLGWAGGLFVYHAIMGQTGVQGLAALSVMTPVESISLSLLIGMSNAAAVLVGNQLGARNFDAVYYQAIGIAVVNVVAAVVVAFLLYLVQIPILNSFSALTEQTRDLADKFIVILSLGIVLRSVPMMLIVGVLRAGGDVKFCLAQDTVAQWLIGIPLAAFAAIYLQVAPEWIYLLFLTEEVVKWFGSIWRTKSKRWMRNLIEN from the coding sequence TTGTCTGTTGTGTCTCAAGTTTTACATTACACCAAAGGTGATTTTTTTCGTCATCTGATTGCGATTGCGCTGCCGATCAGTTTGCAAAGCATCATGTTTTCCAGTCGCGGCTTAGTCGATGTGTTGATGCTGGGACAACTGGGCGAAGCTGAAATTGCCGCTGTCGGCGTCGCTGCGCGTGCAACCTTTGTGACCACGATTATGTTGGTGGGCGTGACAACCGGTGGCGCTCTGCTGACCGCACAGTACTGGGGGGCCGGTAATCAGCGCGGGGTGCGCGAAAGTACCGCATTAACCTGGCTGGTTTCTATGTTTTTTGCGCTGTTCACTGTGGCACTGTTTCTGATTTTTCCCAGTGAGATTATGGCACTGGCCACTGAGTCGCAGCGTGTTAATGGGCTAGGCTCCCAGTACTTAATCATCACTTCTTTCAGCATGCTGGCGGTTGCATGCGTCAGCAGTATGGCAGTCGGATTACGAGCCATGCATAAACCGGGTATCAGCACTTTTTTCAGCGGGATTGGGATCCTGGCGAACGTTTTCCTCAACTGGTTACTGATATTCGGTAAATGGGGATTTCCTGCCCTTGGTATTCAGGGGGCGGCGATTGCGACTGTGATCAGTGGATTGGTCGAAGTCGGCTGCCTGTTTGGTTATTTGTATGCCAAGCAGCATTTGTTGGCGTTCCATCTTGGCGATATTCGCGCGGTACTGGTGTGGAAAACGATAGTCCGGTTTCTTAAGCTCTCTTTGCCGACCACCGTCAATTTTCTCGGCTGGGCGGGTGGGCTGTTTGTCTATCATGCCATTATGGGGCAAACCGGTGTTCAGGGTTTAGCGGCACTGTCTGTGATGACGCCGGTAGAGTCAATCTCGCTCAGTCTTTTGATTGGGATGTCGAATGCGGCCGCGGTGTTAGTCGGCAACCAGCTTGGCGCCAGAAACTTTGACGCGGTTTATTATCAGGCGATTGGTATTGCGGTAGTGAACGTGGTCGCCGCCGTGGTGGTGGCATTTTTACTCTATCTGGTGCAGATCCCCATTCTGAATTCGTTTAGTGCACTGACTGAGCAGACTCGCGATCTGGCGGACAAATTCATCGTGATTCTGAGCCTTGGAATAGTTCTTCGTTCTGTGCCTATGATGCTGATTGTCGGGGTATTACGAGCTGGCGGCGATGTCAAATTCTGTCTTGCCCAGGATACCGTCGCCCAGTGGTTGATTGGCATTCCTCTGGCGGCATTTGCAGCCATCTATTTACAGGTGGCGCCGGAATGGATTTATCTGCTGTTTCTTACCGAAGAAGTGGTGAAATGGTTTGGTTCTATTTGGCGTACAAAAAGCAAGCGCTGGATGCGCAATTTGATCGAAAACTAG
- a CDS encoding ABC transporter ATP-binding protein, whose amino-acid sequence MLQLIDLSKGFMDGDEFHPVLQGAELTLNRGDQLALMGESGSGKSTLLNLIAGLDTVDSGEIWFPDFAMHKNAEHKRTAFRRNNIGHIFQQFNLLPTLNVADNIRFCRQLKGLPEDQGLLRQILSALDLMPLLGRYPEEVSGGQQQRAAIARALYMEPTLLLADEPTGSLDERNAEAVMRLLTSLAHQLECSLLLVTHSEKVASHMEGCIRLQGGQLHVMARS is encoded by the coding sequence ATGTTACAACTGATAGACCTGTCCAAAGGATTTATGGATGGCGATGAGTTTCACCCTGTATTACAAGGGGCAGAGTTGACGTTAAATCGGGGCGATCAGTTGGCATTAATGGGCGAAAGCGGCTCGGGCAAGAGTACGCTGCTCAATCTGATTGCAGGTCTAGACACCGTCGATTCGGGTGAAATCTGGTTTCCTGATTTTGCCATGCACAAGAATGCAGAGCATAAACGCACAGCCTTTCGCCGTAATAATATTGGTCATATTTTTCAGCAGTTTAATCTGTTACCAACCTTGAATGTTGCCGACAATATTCGTTTTTGTCGTCAGCTTAAAGGGCTGCCAGAGGATCAGGGATTATTGCGCCAGATTTTATCGGCGCTGGATTTAATGCCTTTGCTTGGTCGTTATCCGGAAGAAGTCTCCGGTGGGCAGCAACAGCGTGCTGCGATTGCGCGCGCCTTGTATATGGAACCGACATTATTGCTGGCCGATGAGCCGACCGGAAGCCTGGATGAACGTAATGCTGAAGCGGTAATGCGCTTGCTGACCTCACTGGCGCATCAACTCGAGTGTTCCCTGCTGTTAGTGACCCACAGTGAAAAAGTCGCGAGCCATATGGAAGGGTGTATCCGCCTGCAAGGAGGGCAGTTACATGTTATGGCCCGTAGTTAA
- a CDS encoding ABC transporter permease: protein MLWPVVKALLGHYRRYPLQIFLVWLGLTLSVSLLVGVTAINNHARQSYEHGEKLFSNPLPYRIRTKHVANKIPQGFYVQLRREGFNQCAPFDSYRLTTKSGADFTLLGIDPVAMLPLGNGLTLDQMSMLALMQKPSPLMVSQDFAALQGWSAGDPVTLDDGTELGPVVIDTHNLINGTRIVADLSLVRELRPSAGLSVIACTDMPPEKLQQLKRALPNGMTLVRSSRAELESLTQAFHMNLTAMGMLAFLVGLFIFYQAMSLSLIQRQPLVGILRQTGVSGWQLAKALSLELLVLVILSWLCGNVFGLMLANKLMPAVSASLANLYDANVGLAIDWDWSWSSYSLFMAIFGAFASCAWPLIRLLKSQPIRLTTRLSLMRFARSEFTLQALIASCLFVAAMAVYQAPKTQSSGFAIIALLLISVALMTPFIIWNVFKSFSYTMRWVKVRWFFADAAASMSYRGVATMAFMLAMAANIGVETTVGSFRETTEKWLSQRLAADLYLYPTVSSAARMSEWLSKQPDVDNVWWRWEKDFSTNNGALQVVSTGTSQGELDALTVKLGVPDYWYHLHHSRGVMVSESMAIKLGIRPGDYIDLSMPLGQGWLVVGVYYDYGNPYNQVLMSHRNWLYAFAGTGNVALAVKMKDDTQVNVLKKRLDSVFRLDSERVFDNHSLHKKAMRVFDRTFAIADTLGNITLLIAVCGIFFATVAGEVSRQRHIALLRCLGMSGKELVAVGALQLFVFGAISLIIALPLGIVLAKLMIDVVIRQSFGWTMALQMIPSLYMQTAMLSMLALIIAGALPVMRLVRRSPMKSLRDAL from the coding sequence ATGTTATGGCCCGTAGTTAAAGCACTACTCGGGCATTACCGTCGTTACCCGCTACAAATTTTTCTCGTCTGGCTCGGCCTGACACTCAGTGTTTCCCTGTTAGTTGGCGTTACCGCAATCAACAACCATGCTCGTCAAAGTTACGAACATGGCGAAAAGCTGTTTTCTAACCCTCTTCCTTATCGAATCCGTACCAAACACGTCGCCAATAAAATTCCGCAGGGCTTCTACGTCCAGTTGCGTCGGGAGGGTTTCAACCAGTGTGCTCCGTTTGACAGTTACCGACTGACAACCAAATCCGGTGCTGATTTCACTCTGCTCGGTATTGATCCGGTCGCCATGCTGCCGCTGGGGAATGGTCTGACATTAGATCAGATGAGTATGTTGGCACTGATGCAAAAACCGTCCCCTTTGATGGTGAGTCAGGATTTTGCTGCGCTGCAAGGCTGGTCCGCCGGCGATCCGGTGACTCTGGACGATGGCACTGAGCTCGGCCCTGTGGTGATTGATACGCACAACTTGATTAACGGCACTCGGATTGTTGCGGACCTGTCATTAGTTCGTGAGCTGAGACCAAGCGCTGGCTTGTCGGTTATCGCCTGCACGGATATGCCGCCGGAGAAGCTACAACAACTGAAAAGAGCTCTGCCAAATGGAATGACGTTAGTGCGCAGTTCGCGCGCAGAGCTGGAATCTCTCACTCAGGCTTTCCATATGAATCTGACCGCGATGGGAATGCTGGCGTTTTTGGTTGGGTTATTTATTTTCTACCAGGCGATGTCGCTGTCGCTCATCCAGCGTCAGCCTTTGGTTGGTATATTACGTCAAACCGGGGTCTCTGGCTGGCAACTGGCGAAAGCGTTATCACTTGAGTTGCTTGTTCTGGTTATTCTGAGCTGGCTGTGCGGCAATGTGTTTGGCCTGATGCTGGCCAATAAGTTAATGCCAGCGGTATCGGCCAGCCTGGCTAATCTGTATGACGCCAACGTAGGGCTGGCGATAGACTGGGATTGGAGCTGGAGTTCATACAGCTTATTTATGGCGATTTTCGGGGCGTTTGCTTCTTGTGCATGGCCATTGATCCGGTTGCTAAAATCGCAGCCGATACGACTGACAACCCGTCTTTCCCTGATGCGTTTTGCCCGTTCTGAATTCACCTTACAAGCCTTGATTGCGAGCTGCCTGTTTGTGGCAGCAATGGCGGTGTATCAGGCGCCGAAAACTCAGTCGTCCGGCTTTGCCATTATCGCGTTACTGCTGATCAGTGTGGCTCTGATGACGCCATTCATAATCTGGAATGTATTTAAGAGTTTCTCTTACACCATGCGCTGGGTAAAAGTACGCTGGTTCTTTGCCGATGCAGCAGCGAGTATGAGTTATCGTGGCGTAGCGACAATGGCATTTATGCTGGCTATGGCGGCCAATATCGGGGTGGAAACCACGGTCGGCAGTTTCCGTGAGACGACAGAAAAATGGCTGTCACAGCGTCTGGCGGCTGACTTATATCTCTATCCAACCGTGAGTTCGGCTGCCCGGATGAGTGAATGGCTGTCGAAACAACCGGACGTCGATAATGTCTGGTGGCGCTGGGAGAAAGATTTCTCGACCAATAATGGTGCTTTGCAGGTGGTCAGTACCGGTACTTCGCAAGGGGAACTGGATGCTCTGACGGTGAAGCTAGGTGTGCCTGACTACTGGTATCATTTGCATCATTCGCGTGGCGTGATGGTCAGCGAATCCATGGCGATTAAACTGGGCATACGACCGGGTGATTATATCGATCTCTCGATGCCATTGGGCCAGGGCTGGCTGGTGGTCGGCGTCTATTATGACTATGGTAACCCTTATAATCAGGTGCTGATGTCTCATCGCAACTGGCTGTACGCTTTTGCTGGTACGGGGAATGTCGCTCTGGCCGTGAAGATGAAAGATGATACTCAGGTCAACGTGCTGAAAAAGCGTCTTGATTCGGTATTCAGGCTCGATTCGGAACGGGTGTTCGACAACCATAGCCTGCATAAAAAAGCCATGCGGGTCTTTGACCGGACTTTTGCTATTGCCGATACCCTGGGTAACATCACCTTGTTAATTGCGGTGTGTGGTATTTTCTTTGCGACCGTTGCCGGTGAAGTCTCCCGTCAGCGGCATATTGCTTTGCTGCGTTGTCTGGGCATGTCTGGAAAAGAACTGGTCGCAGTCGGGGCGTTACAGCTGTTTGTGTTTGGCGCGATTTCTCTGATTATTGCGCTGCCGTTGGGGATTGTATTGGCTAAGTTAATGATTGATGTTGTGATTCGTCAATCGTTCGGGTGGACAATGGCATTGCAAATGATTCCGTCTCTTTATATGCAAACCGCCATGTTGTCGATGCTGGCTCTGATTATTGCAGGGGCTCTACCTGTGATGCGATTGGTTCGTCGCTCGCCAATGAAATCATTAAGGGATGCGCTGTAA